AAACGTCAGGGTCTCCCCGGGCGTGAGAAACGCGCCGACGAGCGCCCCGATGACGAACGCTCCCGCGCACACGCGCCGCACTCGGTGCGCGCCGTGGATGCCGGCCGCTGTTCCGTGGTCCCTGGTCACAGGTTTCGTTAACCGCATCATCGCCGTCCGGGCACTTCGCCGGCGCGGGCCTCCCCCTCTGCATGCCTCCGGAAGAACACTCGGGTCCCGTTCTCGGCCAGGACCGCCGCGAGCGCGTCCGCGGATACGTCCCGGAGCGCCGCAAGCGCAAGCGCCGTGTGGACGACGAACGCCGGCTCGCATCGCCGTCCCCGCACCGGCACCGGCGCGAGGTAAGGAGCGTCGGTCTCCACCAGGAGACGGTCCGCGGGGACGCACCGAGCGACCTCGTGCAGTGCCCCCGCCTTGGCAAACGTCAGCGGGCCGGCCAGTGAAATCATCCACCCGACCTCTGCCCATCGTACCGCAAGGTCGGGGCCGCCGGTGAAGCAGTGCATGACTACGACACCCGCTCCCCCGTCCGTTAATATCCGCTCGACGTCCTCC
This genomic window from bacterium contains:
- a CDS encoding TatD family hydrolase gives rise to the protein MWTDTHLHLDDAAFDEDRDAVVARATAAGVRTMICAGTSVEGSRRAIALAEGYPEVWATVGIHPAAAASADAAAFQALAELARHPRVVAVGETGLDYVHERAPRRVQADAFANHVRLARETGLPLVIHNREASEDVERILTDGGAGVVVMHCFTGGPDLAVRWAEVGWMISLAGPLTFAKAGALHEVARCVPADRLLVETDAPYLAPVPVRGRRCEPAFVVHTALALAALRDVSADALAAVLAENGTRVFFRRHAEGEARAGEVPGRR